One window of the Rosa rugosa chromosome 3, drRosRugo1.1, whole genome shotgun sequence genome contains the following:
- the LOC133736468 gene encoding uncharacterized protein LOC133736468, which translates to MVDNVCLMASHGYPHGLVLQQEQNMGIIKDFQPFLPSYGAKQEITKLGSLKMMPQQSEEPWRAISGLSESNWFAKTASDIERPALTDVQDVHRDSVLFSSGIAEHFLRHEKMAQFLMSGESEVERGGLDITSLYDLMGLNEMHQKPLIPSLIYPSSESNTKPLLDFVGGLASSSKITFQPDGRVFFTGTGTEMKHLLSVVAEFYSLKTSANLGKHSVLVPYFDRFQFREKVNIDGSPLKMHGTTVAPLKSPEKFKTRGMPKQKNGKKVGRDRDIYRRNYFHACESLLSLMIDRKKNGKSAIHSLQKSGTELPQLLTQFSASIAGTGLAVLFSVVCKVACARVPFCSYKLLNTGVGFGLVWLSWSVNKLRDTIVPISKNPRKSDLKEEEILSRVETSVNEIYFRAAALMAVAVLRFA; encoded by the exons ATGGTGGATAACGTTTGCCTGATGGCCTCTCATGGCTACCCTCATGGGCTTGTTTTGCAACAAGAACAGAACATGGGCATCATTAAG GATTTCCAACCCTTCCTGCCAAGTTATGGAGCAAAACAGGAAATTACAAAGTTGGGATCTTTAAAAATGATGCCTCAGCAAAGTGAGGAGCCATGGAGAGCAATAAGTGGATTGTCAGAGTCTAACTGGTTTGCGAAGACTGCCTCAGATATTGAAAGGCCTGCACTCACTGATGTGCAAG ATGTTCATCGAGATTCAGTGCTTTTCAGCTCTGGGATTGCTGAGCATTTCCTACGACATGAAAAAATGGCGCAGTTTCTCATGTCCGGAGAAAGTGAAGTAGAGAGAGGTGGACTAGATATAACTTCACTATATGACTTGATGGGGTTAAATGAAATGCACCAAAAGCCCTTAATACCGTCTCTCATCTACCCAAGTAGTGAGTCGAATACAAAGCCTCTCTTGGACTTTGTTGGTGGTCTGGCATCTAGTTCTAAAATTACATTTCAGCCAGATGGTCGAGTTTTCTTCACAGGTACAGGGACTGAGATGAAGCATCTCCTTTCAGTTGTTGCGGAGTTTTACTCATTGAAAACCTCAGCTAATTTGGGAAAGCATTCTGTTCTGGTTCCGTACTTTGATAG GTTCCAGTTCAGGGAAAAAGTCAATATTGATGGTTCGCCTTTGAAGATGCATGGGACTACAGTTGCTCCTTTAAAGAG TCCTGAAAAATTCAAGACAAGGGGGATGCCTAAGCAGAAGAATGGAAAAAAGGTGGGCAGAGACAGAGATATATACAGGAGGAACTATTTCCACGCCTGTGAGAGCCTTCTATCATTAATGATCGACAGAAAGAAGAATGGGAAATCAGCAATTCATTCACTTCAAAAATCTGGCACTGAGCTTCCTCAGCTCCTGACCCAGTTTTCTGCCAGTATTGCTGGAACAGGATTGGCTGTCCTTTTCTCTGTTGTCTGTAAAGTAGCTTGTGCGAGGGTACCCTTCTGCTCTTATAAACTCTTGAACACTGGAGTTGGATTTGGGTTAGTTTGGCTGTCTTGGTCAGTGAATAAGCTGAGGGACACAATTGTTCCTATCAGCAAGAATCCAAGGAAGTCGGATTTAAAAGAAGAGGAAATATTGTCGAGGGTGGAGACGAGCGTGAATGAGATTTACTTCAGAGCTGCAGCATTGATGGCGGTGGCGGTGTTGAGGTTTGCTTGA
- the LOC133736469 gene encoding GDSL esterase/lipase At1g54790-like: MALKVVSILHFLPFVFALLPITSIPINLTYPAVFNFGDSNSDTGGLQAGVGFPIKRFCNGYLIIDYFVTAMDLPYLNPYLDSVGAPSFQTGCNFATGGATILPAKASSTNPFSFGVQVAQFVRFKARVLELLGEKDKKLQPVLPYEDYFKQGLYTFDVGQNDLDGAFSSKSEDQVVASIPAILTELETGFEKLYNQGARNFWIHNTGPLGCLPRIIATFGKDPSNLNQVGCVASHNRAATAFNEQLHDLCLKFKKNFPEANVTYVDIFTIKLDLITNYAQYGFKQGIAACCGYGGPPLNFDNRIACGQTKNLNGTVVTATPCSNPAEYVNWDGNHYTEAANQYVSSQILTGNYSDYLNSSIGSKISYGNPNLE; the protein is encoded by the exons ATGGCTCTGAAAGTAGTCTCCATCCTTCATTTCCTACCCTTCGTGTTTGCACTGTTACCTATAACTAGTATCCCCATCAATCTCACTTATCCGGCAGTTTTTAACTTCGGTGATTCGAATTCAGACACCGGAGGCCTTCAAGCAGGAGTCGGTTTTCCCATTAAACGCTTTTGCAATGGCTATTTGATCATAGACTATTTTG TGACTGCAATGGACCTACCCTATCTGAATCCTTACTTGGATTCAGTTGGTGCACCAAGCTTCCAAACAGGATGTAATTTTGCAACCGGGGGAGCTACCATTCTTCCAGCCAAAGCATCTTCAACAAATCCATTTTCCTTCGGAGTTCAGGTTGCTCAATTTGTCCGATTCAAGGCTCGAGTTCTTGAGTTACTGGGTGAGAAAG ACAAGAAGCTTCAACCAGTCCTCCCATATGAAGATTATTTCAAGCAAGGCCTTTACACTTTTGATGTGGGACAGAATGATCTTGATGGTGCATTTTCTTCCAAATCAGAAGACCAAGTTGTTGCTTCAATTCCAGCTATTCTAACAGAACTCGAGACTGGATTTGAG AAACTATACAATCAGGGGGCTAGGAATTTTTGGATCCATAATACAGGTCCACTAGGATGCCTACCCAGAATTATAGCAACATTTGGGAAAGATCCATCAAATTTGAACCAGGTTGGATGTGTTGCTTCACATAACCGTGCTGCTACTGCTTTCAATGAACAACTACATGATCTTTGCTTGAAGTTTAAGAAAAACTTCCCTGAAGCTAATGTTACTTATGTTGACATCTTCACCATAAAGTTGGACCTCATCACAAACTATGCTCAATATG GTTTCAAACAAGGCATAGCAGCTTGCTGTGGGTATGGTGGTCCGCCATTAAATTTTGATAACCGGATAGCTTGTGGCCAAACCAAGAATCTAAATGGGACTGTGGTCACTGCAACACCATGCAGTAATCCAGCTGAGTATGTGAATTGGGATGGTAATCATTATACAGAAGCTGCAAATCAATACGTGTCCTCGCAGATATTAACAGGAAACTACTCAGACTACTTGAACTCTTCGATTGGAAGCAAAATTTCTTATGGGAATCCAAACCTTGAGTAG
- the LOC133736789 gene encoding elongation factor Tu, mitochondrial has protein sequence MASVALRNPNSRRILPVSSQIYSCCRGSAAAAASPISSENDRSYTPIPWLRSMATFTRTKPHVNVGTIGHVDHGKTTLTAAITRVLAEEGKAKAIAFDEIDKAPEEKKRGITIATAHVEYETTKRHYAHVDCPGHADYVKNMITGAAQMDGGILVVSAPDGPMPQTKEHILLARQVGVPSLVCFLNKVDAVDDPELLELVEMELRELLSFYKFPGDEIPIIRGSALSALQGTNEEIGKKAILKLMESVDEYIPDPVRQLDKPFLMPIEDVFSIQGRGTVATGRIEQGCIKVGEEVEILGLHQGAPQKTVVTGVEMFKKILDQGQAGDNVGLLLRGLKREDIQRGQVIAKPGTVKTHKRFEAEIYVLTKDEGGRHTAFFSNYMPQFYLRTADITGKVELPADVKMVMPGDNVTAVFELILPVPLEAGQRFALREGGRTVGAGVVSKLL, from the exons ATGGCTTCGGTCGCTCTCCGGAACCCTAATTCCCGGCGCATCCTCCCCGTCTCCTCTCAAATCTACTCCTGCTGCCGTGgatccgccgccgccgccgcttcTCCGATCTCCTCCGAAAATGACCGCTCTTACACCCCCATTCCTTGGCTGAGATCCATGGCCACCTTTACACGCAC AAAACCTCATGTGAATGTGGGAACTATTGGTCATGTCGATCACGGAAAGACGACGCTGACTGCTGCAATCACAAGG GTACTTGCGGAAGAAGGGAAAGCTAAGGCAATAGCCTTTGATGAAATTGACAAGGCCcctgaagagaagaagagaggaatTACAATTGCTACG GCTCATGTGGAGTATGAGACCACTAAACGCCATTATGCACATGTGGACTGCCCAGGACATGCTGATTATGTCaaa AACATGATTACTGGAGCTGCTCAAATGGATGGGGGTATCCTTGTTGTATCTGCGCCTGATGGGCCTATGCCACAAACTAAGGAACACATTCTGCTTGCACGCCAG GTTGGTGTGCCATCACTTGTGTGTTTCCTCAATAAAGTTGATGCTGTTGATGATCCAGAGTTGTTGGAGCTTGTCGAAATGGAACTCCGTG AACTTCTTAGTTTCTACAAGTTCCCTGGGGATGAAATCCCTATCATCCGTGGTTCGGCTTTGTCTGCTTTGCAAGGCACAAATGAAGAGATAGGCAAAAAGGCAATTTTGAAATTAATGGAATCTGTAGATGAATACATTCCAGACCCTGTACGCCAGCTTGACAAGCCTTTCCTTATGCCAATTGAAGATGTGTTCTCAATTCAG GGGCGTGGAACTGTTGCTACTGGACGCATTGAACAAGGGTGCATTAAAGTTGGTGAGGAAGTCGAGATTCTGGGGTTACATCAG ggcGCTCCTCAGAAAACTGTGGTGACAGGTGTTGAGATGTTCAAGAAAATCTTGGATCAAGGGCAA GCTGGTGACAATGTCGGTCTTCTTCTGAGAGGTCTAAAACGAGAAGATATACAACGAGGACAG GTAATTGCTAAGCCAGGAACAGTGAAAACACACAAGAGGTTTGAAGCAGAGATATATGTCCTCACAAAGGATGAAGGTGGACGTCATACTGCTTTTTTCTCAAACTACATGCCTCAGTTTTATTTGAGGACTGCAGATATCACTGGAAAAGTAGAATTGCCAGCTGATGTTAAAATGGTTATGCCTGGTGACAACGTGACTGCAGTTTTTGAGCTCATTCTACCTGTTCCTCTTGAAGCAG GTCAAAGATTTGCCTTAAGGGAGGGAGGTAGAACAGTTGGTGCAGGAGTAGTTTCAAAACTACTTTGA
- the LOC133739596 gene encoding E3 ubiquitin-protein ligase SP1 translates to MLPWGGLSCCLSAAALYLLGRSSGRDADILRTATRVSQLKELAKLLDSESILPLVVAISGRVSSDTPITCEFSGLRGVVVEETAEQHFLKHNDAGSWIQDSALMLSMSKEVPWYLDDGTGRVHVVGARGATGFSLPVASEVFEESGRSLVRGTLDYLQGLKMLGVKRIERVLPTGTSLSVVGEAVKDDIGTIRIQRPHKGPFYISPKTIDQLIANLGKWARLYKYASLGLSVFGVYLIAKHSVHYIMERKRRWELQKRVLAAAAKRSGEDDEGSIERDDNASDAPKKDRLMPDLCVICLEQEYNAVFVPCGHMCCCTTCSLHLTNCPLCRRRIEQVVKTFRH, encoded by the exons ATGCTACCTTGGGGTGGATTAAGCTGTTGTTTGAGTGCTGCTGCTCTCTATCTTCTCGGCAGAAGCAGTGGCAG GGACGCTGATATTCTTAGGACAGCCACTCGGGTCAGCCAGTTGAAGGAATTGG CTAAATTGTTGGATTCTGAGTCTATATTACCATTGGTGGTTGCGATTTCGGGGAGAGTTAGCTCTGACACTCCCATCACCTGTGAGTTCAGTGGTTTAAGAGGTGTAGTTGTGGAAGAAACG gcAGAACAACATTTTCTGAAACACAATGATGCTGGATCATGGATACAGGATTCTGCTTTGATGCTGTCGATGAGTAAAGAAGTCCCTTGGTATCTG GATGATGGGACTGGTCGCGTGCATGTGGTGGGAGCTCGAGGTGCCACAGGCTTTTCATTGCCGGTTGCAAGTGAGGTATTTGAAGAGTCAGGGCGATCCCTTGTACGAGGGACATTAGATTATCTTCAAGGCCTCAAG ATGCTTGGAGTCAAACGAATTGAGAGGGTATTACCAACTGGTACTTCTTTGAGTGTTGTTGGTGAG GCTGTTAAAGATGACATTGGTACCATTAGAATTCAACGACCCCATAAGGGACCATTTTATATCTCCCCCAAAACCATTGATCAGCTTATTGCAAACCTGGGGAAATGGGCAAG GTTGTACAAATATGCATCTTTGGGTTTGAGTGTGTTTGGTGTTTATTTAATTGCTAAGCATTCCGTCCACTACATCATGGAAAGAAAGCGGCGTTGGGAATTACAGAAAAG GGTTCTTGCTGCAGCTGCTAAAAGATCCGGGGAAGATGATGAAG GTTCAATTGAAAGAGATGATAATGCATCAGATGCTCCCAAGAAAGACCGTCTGATGCCTGATTTATGTGTGATATGCCTTGAGCAGGAGTATAATGCGGTTTTTGTCCC gtgTGGTCATATGTGCTGTTGTACAACCTGCTCCTTGCACCTGACCAATTGTCCTCTCTGCCGGCGACGAATTGAGCAGGTGGTTAAGACTTTCCGCCATTAA